In Cicer arietinum cultivar CDC Frontier isolate Library 1 chromosome 7, Cicar.CDCFrontier_v2.0, whole genome shotgun sequence, a single window of DNA contains:
- the LOC140918743 gene encoding uncharacterized protein produces MKHALSPKNMIHFMNGSLPQPSLSYPDHDIWDLTNNMVIYWITRTLSQHISFNTICIESAFDLWLDLRDRFTKGNHLRLSDLLCDLHSIKQGDHNWSTFFTDFKILWDELEDLCPTPLCTCSVP; encoded by the coding sequence ATGAAACATGCACTTTCACCAAAGAACATGATTCATTTCATGAATGGCTCGCTTCCTCAACCTTCTCTTTCATATCCCGATCATGATATTTGGGATCTCACCAACAACATGGTGATTTATTGGATCACCAGGACTTTATCACAACATATTTCATTTAACACCATTTGCATTGAGTCTGCCTTTGATCTATGGTTAGATTTGCGTGATAGGTTCACCAAAGGTAACCATCTTCGTCTTTCCGATCTTCTCTGTGACCTTCACTCAATTAAACAAGGAGATCACAATTGGTCAACTTTCTTTACTGATTTCAAGATTCTTTGGGATGAACTCGAAGATTTATGTCCAACACCTTTGTGTACTTGCTCCGTTCCTTGA
- the LOC101497012 gene encoding probable protein phosphatase 2C 39: MTSGREILHKMKEKVLGSSDPDSGKGKSKMSKHITHGFHLVKGRSDHAMEDYVVAEFKQVDDNELGLFAIFDGHSGHGVPDYLRSHLFDNIIKEPDFWTEPADSVKRAYSATDSTILEKSGELGRGGSTAVTAILINCKRLIVANIGDSRAVLCENGVAKQLSVDHEPTIESDDIKNRGGFVSNFPGDVPRVDGQLAVSRAFGDKSLKIHLTSEPYVTVETIDDGGEFIILASDGLWKVMSNQEAVDAIKDIKDARSAAKHLTEEALNRRSSDDISCVVVRFQ, from the exons ATGACGTCCGGCAGAGAAATCCTCCATAAGATGAAG GAAAAAGTTTTGGGATCATCTGATCCAGACTCAGGGAAAGGGAAGAGCAAGATGTCAAAACATATAACTCATGGCTTTCACTTGGTAAAGGGAAGATCAGATCATGCCATGGAAGACTACGTGGTTGCAGAATTTAAACAAGTTGATGATAATGAGTTGGGTTTATTTGCAATATTTGATGGTCACTCAGGTCACGGTGTACCCGATTACTTGCGGTCTCATTTGTTTGACAATATCATAAAAGAG CCTGATTTCTGGACTGAACCTGCGGATAGTGTGAAGAGAGCATATAGTGCAACTGACTCTACTATTTTAGAGAAATCAGGTGAATTGGGCAGAGGAGGTTCAACTGCAGTTACAGCAATTCTGATCAATTGTAAGAGGCTAATAGTTGCTAATATTGGAGATTCTCGGGCTGTCTTATGTGAGAATGGCGTTGCTAAACAACTTTCCGTGGATCATGAACCAACAATAGAAAGTGATGATATAAAAAACAGAGGTGGTTTTGTATCTAACTTCCCAG GGGATGTTCCACGGGTTGATGGGCAGTTAGCAGTGTCAAGGGCATTTGGCGACAAAAGCCTAAAGATTCACTTGACCTCAGAACCATATGTGACAGTGGAGACGATAGATGATGGTGGAGAGTTTATTATATTAGCCAGTGATGGGTTATGGAAG GTCATGTCAAATCAAGAAGCAGTTGATGCTATCAAAGATATCAAGGATGCTCGGTCCGCAGCAAAACATCTTACTGAAGAAGCGCTTAACAGGAGAAGCTCAGATGACATCTCTTGTGTTGTTGTGAGGTTTCAGTGA
- the LOC101497340 gene encoding squamosa promoter-binding-like protein 5, whose protein sequence is MEGRSIERKRTLMMEKVRRNNTVEEEVENEVEDEDCIGDASVTEEEKKKGVGLGRRGGGSGGGGGVSPPSCQAERCGADLTDAKRYHRRHKVCEFHSKAPVVVVAGLRQRFCQQCSRFHDLVEFDESKRSCRRRLAGHNERRRKTNPEAANEGCSHSKGQNQPKEAQCRIQMNLPAGSSGYKSFNIR, encoded by the exons ATGGAGGGTAGGAGTATTGAGAGGAAGAGAACATTGATGATGGAGAAGGTGAGAAGGAACAACACAGTGGAAGAAGAAGTGGAAAATGAAGTAGAAGATGAGGATTGTATTGGTGATGCTAGTGTAACtgaagaagagaagaagaaagggGTTGGTCTTGGGAGAAGAGGAGGAGGATCAGGTGGTGGTGGAGGTGTTTCTCCACCTTCCTGCCAAGCTGAAAGGTGTGGAGCTGATTTGACCGATGCAAAGCGATATCATCGCCGCCATAAAGTGTGTGAGTTTCATTCCAAGGCACCTGTCGTGGTGGTTGCAGGACTGAGGCAGAGGTTTTGTCAACAATGTAGCAG GTTCCATGACTTGGTAGAGTTTGATGAATCTAAAAGAAGCTGCCGCAGGCGGTTGGCTGGACACAATGAACGGCGCCGGAAAACCAATCCAGAAGCTGCCAATGAAGGATGCAGCCACAGCAAAGGGCAAAATCAACCTAAGGAAGCACAGTGCAGGATTCAGATGAACTTACCAGCAGGGAGTTCTGGATATAAGTCTTTTAATATTAGGTGA